A single genomic interval of Amycolatopsis albispora harbors:
- a CDS encoding thioredoxin domain-containing protein — MPNRLAAATSPYLLQHADNPVDWWPWGPEALAEAQRRNVPILLSVGYAACHWCHVMAHESFEDEGTASLMNANFVNIKVDREERPDIDAVYMTATQAMTGQGGWPMTCFLTPDGQPFHCGTYYPPRPRPGMPSFPQLLVAVAEAWQERPDELRDGAGQMMAHLAERTGPLQESVVDDEALAGAVAKLAEDEDEVNGGFGGAPKFPPSMVLEFLLRHHERTGSAAALSIVERVAHAMGRGGLYDQLAGGFARYSVDAGWVVPHFEKMLYDNALLLRFYAHLARRTDSDFAERIAVETAEFLLRDLRTGEGGFAASLDADTQGIEGLTYVWTPGQLVEVLDEEDGEWAAELFGVTKEGTFEGGASTLQLQLDPDDDERLARIRAALLRARADRPQPGLDDKVIAAWNGLAITALAEAGQALGKPQWIDAAAEAARFLVDHHVIDGRLRRSSRHGVVGEAAGVLEDYACLADGLLAVHQATGEARWLTDATELLEVALTRFADPEVPGAFHDTADDAEQLVHRPSDPGDNASPSGASALAGALVAASALAGSAAAGRYRDAAEQAVSRTGALSSQIPRFAGHWLSVAEALRAGPVQVAVVGADAAARAELVAEAACRVHGGGIVLGGAPDAEGVPLLADRPLVDGQAAAYVCRGYVCDRPVTSVEDLRAAL, encoded by the coding sequence ATGCCGAACCGACTCGCCGCAGCGACCAGCCCGTACCTGCTCCAGCACGCGGACAACCCGGTCGACTGGTGGCCTTGGGGCCCCGAAGCGCTCGCCGAGGCCCAGCGCCGCAACGTGCCGATCCTGCTGTCGGTCGGGTACGCCGCCTGCCACTGGTGCCACGTGATGGCCCACGAGTCCTTCGAAGACGAGGGCACCGCTTCACTGATGAACGCGAACTTCGTCAACATCAAGGTGGACCGCGAGGAGCGCCCGGACATCGACGCCGTCTACATGACCGCCACCCAGGCGATGACCGGTCAGGGCGGCTGGCCGATGACCTGCTTCCTGACCCCGGACGGGCAGCCGTTCCACTGCGGCACCTACTACCCGCCGCGGCCGCGGCCCGGCATGCCGTCGTTCCCGCAGCTGCTGGTCGCCGTCGCCGAGGCGTGGCAGGAGCGGCCGGACGAGCTGCGCGACGGCGCCGGGCAGATGATGGCGCACCTGGCCGAGCGGACCGGCCCGCTGCAGGAGTCCGTTGTGGACGATGAGGCGCTGGCCGGTGCGGTGGCGAAGCTGGCCGAGGACGAGGACGAGGTCAACGGCGGGTTCGGCGGTGCGCCGAAGTTCCCGCCGTCCATGGTGCTGGAGTTCCTGCTCCGCCACCACGAACGCACCGGTTCCGCCGCAGCTTTGTCCATTGTGGAGCGTGTGGCGCACGCGATGGGCCGCGGTGGCCTGTACGACCAGCTGGCCGGTGGCTTCGCGCGGTACTCGGTGGACGCGGGCTGGGTGGTGCCGCACTTCGAGAAGATGTTGTACGACAACGCCTTGCTGCTCCGGTTCTACGCGCACCTCGCCCGCCGCACCGACTCGGACTTCGCCGAGCGGATCGCCGTCGAGACCGCCGAGTTCCTGCTCCGCGACCTCCGTACCGGTGAGGGTGGCTTCGCGGCGTCACTGGACGCGGACACCCAGGGCATCGAGGGCCTGACCTACGTCTGGACGCCCGGCCAGCTCGTCGAAGTGCTGGACGAGGAGGACGGCGAATGGGCGGCCGAGCTGTTCGGCGTCACCAAGGAGGGCACCTTCGAAGGCGGGGCGTCCACGCTGCAGTTGCAACTCGACCCGGACGACGACGAGCGCTTGGCGCGCATCCGCGCGGCACTGCTGCGCGCGCGGGCCGACCGCCCGCAGCCGGGCCTGGACGACAAGGTGATCGCCGCCTGGAACGGCCTGGCCATCACCGCGCTGGCCGAAGCGGGCCAGGCGCTCGGCAAGCCGCAGTGGATCGACGCCGCCGCCGAGGCCGCGCGGTTCCTGGTGGACCACCACGTGATCGACGGCAGGCTGCGCCGGAGTTCGCGGCACGGTGTGGTCGGTGAAGCAGCCGGCGTGCTGGAGGACTACGCCTGCCTGGCGGACGGGCTGCTCGCGGTGCACCAGGCGACCGGGGAGGCGCGCTGGCTGACCGACGCGACCGAACTGCTGGAGGTCGCGCTGACCAGGTTCGCCGATCCCGAGGTGCCCGGTGCCTTCCACGACACCGCGGACGACGCCGAGCAACTGGTCCACCGGCCGTCCGATCCCGGTGACAACGCGAGCCCGTCGGGCGCGTCGGCGCTGGCCGGTGCGCTGGTGGCGGCTTCGGCGCTGGCCGGTTCGGCGGCGGCCGGCCGGTACCGCGACGCGGCCGAGCAGGCGGTCAGCCGCACGGGTGCGCTGTCGTCGCAGATCCCGCGGTTCGCCGGGCACTGGCTGAGCGTGGCCGAGGCGTTGCGTGCCGGTCCGGTGCAGGTCGCGGTGGTCGGGGCGGACGCCGCGGCGCGTGCCGAGCTGGTCGCCGAGGCCGCGTGCCGGGTGCACGGCGGCGGCATCGTGCTCGGCGGGGCGCCCGACGCCGAGGGGGTGCCGCTGCTCGCCGACCGGCCGCTGGTCGACGGCCAGGCGGCGGCCTACGTGTGCCGCGGTTACGTCTGCGATCGCCCGGTGACCAGCGTGGAGGACCTCCGCGCGGCACTTTGA
- a CDS encoding erythromycin esterase family protein — protein MSQDIREFVTPSTDIVAFGEPTHQEPGFARVRNELFAQLVSSRGFRSIALETDRVSAQLVNDFVCDGIGTLETALRDGFSHGFGELEFNRELVAWMRSHNDGRPSAEQLTFHGFDTPMETMSAPSPRPYLEQARDYLGLDHDIAGLAGDDHRWSRTEAVMNYADSPGATPEAVRLRVLADDLLVLLYSGAPSLIAKTSRAAWRRAEVHLTAGIALLRYHEHCARPVEPMDTRVSELGGVRDALMARNLLSIRSHERARGGTLVFSHNRHLQRVDSVLDMWDMKLRWSSAGAIVNAVSDETYTFVAGSLGSSEVIGLAEPPAGTYEAWLQPRFADWGLIRGVPEAAVRTDTTPPQGYFPLDPPTVEDADVVMHLVSSR, from the coding sequence ATGAGCCAGGACATCCGAGAGTTCGTCACCCCTTCCACCGACATCGTCGCCTTCGGCGAGCCCACGCACCAGGAACCGGGCTTCGCCCGCGTGCGCAACGAGCTGTTCGCGCAGCTGGTGTCGTCGCGCGGGTTCCGGTCGATCGCGCTGGAAACCGACCGGGTGAGCGCGCAGCTCGTGAACGACTTCGTGTGCGACGGCATCGGCACCCTCGAAACCGCGCTGCGCGACGGTTTCTCGCACGGCTTCGGCGAGCTGGAGTTCAACCGCGAGCTGGTCGCTTGGATGCGTTCGCACAACGACGGCCGCCCGTCCGCCGAGCAGCTGACGTTTCACGGCTTCGACACCCCGATGGAGACGATGAGCGCGCCCAGCCCGCGCCCCTACCTCGAACAGGCCCGCGACTACCTCGGTCTGGACCACGACATCGCCGGTCTCGCCGGGGACGACCACCGTTGGAGCCGCACGGAAGCGGTGATGAACTACGCCGATTCGCCAGGCGCCACGCCGGAAGCCGTGCGGTTGCGCGTGCTCGCCGACGACCTGCTGGTGCTGCTGTATTCAGGTGCGCCTTCGCTGATCGCGAAGACTTCGCGCGCGGCCTGGCGCCGGGCGGAGGTGCACCTGACCGCGGGGATCGCGCTGCTGCGGTACCACGAGCACTGCGCCAGGCCGGTGGAGCCGATGGACACGCGGGTGTCGGAGCTGGGCGGGGTCCGGGACGCGCTCATGGCGCGGAACCTGCTGAGCATCCGGAGCCATGAGCGCGCCCGCGGGGGCACGCTGGTGTTCTCGCACAACCGGCACCTGCAACGGGTCGACAGCGTGCTGGACATGTGGGACATGAAGCTGCGCTGGTCGTCGGCGGGTGCCATCGTCAACGCCGTTTCGGACGAGACGTACACCTTTGTCGCGGGCAGCCTGGGCAGCAGCGAGGTGATCGGGCTGGCGGAACCGCCGGCGGGCACCTACGAAGCCTGGCTGCAGCCGCGTTTTGCCGACTGGGGCCTGATCCGCGGTGTTCCCGAGGCCGCCGTCCGGACCGACACCACGCCGCCGCAGGGTTACTTCCCGCTGGACCCGCCGACCGTCGAGGACGCCGACGTGGTCATGCACCTCGTCAGTTCTCGTTGA
- a CDS encoding PhoH family protein, whose amino-acid sequence MLDTSVLLSDPWAVTRFAEHAVVLPLVVISELEAKRHHPELGWFARESLRLLDDLRRTHGRLDAPVPIGESGGTLHVELNHSDQSVLPPGFRTDSNDHRILACALNLAVELDAVTLVTKDIPLRVKAGAVGLVADEYRAQEVTPSGWTGMHDVDVQQPVLDALFHDGPVTPAEFGLDELGELPCHTGLRLLAGSSSALARITPDKRIRLVRGDKEAFGLHGRSAEQRIALDLLLDPEIGIVSLGGRAGTGKSALALCAGLESVMERRAHRKVVVFRPVYAVGGQDLGYLPGSESEKMQPWAQAVFDTLGALVSQDVLDEVFDRGMLEVLPLTHIRGRSLHDAFVIVDEAQSLERNVLLTVLSRLGTASRVVLTHDVAQRDNLRVGRHDGVSAVIEKLKGHPLFAHVTLTRSERSPIAALVTEMLEDHG is encoded by the coding sequence GTGCTCGACACCTCGGTCCTGCTGTCCGACCCCTGGGCCGTGACCAGGTTCGCCGAGCACGCGGTGGTCCTGCCGCTGGTGGTCATCAGCGAGCTGGAGGCCAAGCGCCACCACCCCGAGCTGGGCTGGTTCGCGCGCGAGTCGCTCCGCCTGCTCGACGACCTCCGGCGCACCCACGGTCGGCTGGACGCCCCGGTTCCCATTGGCGAAAGCGGAGGCACGCTGCACGTCGAGCTGAACCACTCGGACCAGTCGGTATTGCCGCCGGGTTTCCGCACCGACTCCAACGACCACCGCATCCTGGCCTGCGCGCTCAACCTCGCGGTCGAGCTGGACGCGGTGACGCTGGTGACCAAGGACATCCCGCTGCGGGTCAAGGCGGGCGCGGTGGGGCTGGTGGCCGACGAGTACCGGGCGCAGGAGGTCACGCCCTCGGGCTGGACCGGCATGCACGACGTCGACGTGCAGCAGCCGGTGCTGGACGCGCTCTTCCACGACGGGCCGGTCACCCCGGCCGAGTTCGGGCTCGACGAACTGGGTGAGCTGCCCTGTCACACCGGGCTGCGGCTGCTCGCGGGCAGCTCCAGCGCGCTGGCCAGGATCACCCCGGACAAGCGGATCCGGCTGGTCCGCGGTGACAAGGAGGCCTTCGGCCTGCACGGCCGGTCCGCGGAGCAGCGGATCGCGCTGGACCTGCTGCTCGACCCCGAGATCGGCATCGTCTCGCTCGGCGGCCGGGCGGGCACCGGCAAGTCGGCGCTCGCGCTGTGCGCCGGGCTGGAGTCGGTGATGGAACGCCGTGCGCACCGCAAGGTCGTGGTGTTCCGGCCGGTCTACGCGGTCGGCGGGCAGGACCTCGGGTACCTGCCCGGCTCCGAGAGCGAGAAGATGCAGCCGTGGGCGCAGGCGGTGTTCGACACCCTCGGCGCGCTGGTCAGCCAGGACGTGCTGGACGAGGTGTTCGACCGCGGCATGCTCGAGGTGCTGCCGCTGACGCACATCCGCGGCCGGTCGCTGCACGACGCCTTCGTGATCGTCGACGAGGCGCAGTCGCTGGAGCGGAACGTGCTGCTCACCGTGCTTTCACGGCTGGGCACGGCGTCGCGGGTGGTGCTCACGCACGACGTGGCGCAGCGCGACAACCTGCGCGTCGGGCGGCACGACGGGGTCTCGGCGGTGATCGAGAAGCTGAAGGGGCACCCGCTGTTCGCGCACGTCACGCTGACACGGTCGGAACGCTCGCCGATCGCGGCACTGGTGACCGAGATGCTGGAGGACCACGGCTGA
- a CDS encoding FAD-dependent oxidoreductase, translating to MRKNVTIIGAGLGGLTLARVLHVNGIPATIYEAETSPTARAQGGLLDIHDYNGQLAITAADLQDEFRALILEGHEAMRVLDTDGKVLVDKADDGTGGRPEVPRGELRQMLLDSLPDGTVHWGRKVTTTRSLGDGRHEVAFADGSTIVTSLLVGADGAWSRVRSLLTGATPEYAGMSAVETYLFEADTRHPATAKAVGGGMLIVPAPGKGIHAHREVGDTLHAYIQLHQPLDWFEAIDFTDAAAATARLAREFDGWAPELTALITETDTAPVWRPHYALPDGLRWERVPGVTLLGDAAHLAVPDGEGANLAMLDGAELAKALAAHPGDTEAAIAEYELAMFTRNETRVDEEFLLETLFGDNVPQSVVDMFNEN from the coding sequence ATGCGCAAAAACGTCACGATCATCGGAGCTGGGCTTGGCGGGTTGACACTCGCGCGCGTGCTGCACGTCAACGGCATCCCGGCGACCATCTACGAAGCCGAAACCTCCCCCACAGCCCGCGCTCAGGGTGGGTTGCTCGACATCCACGACTACAACGGCCAGCTCGCCATCACCGCCGCCGACCTACAAGACGAGTTTCGTGCGCTCATTCTCGAGGGGCATGAGGCGATGCGCGTGCTCGACACCGACGGCAAGGTCCTGGTCGACAAGGCCGACGACGGCACCGGCGGCCGGCCCGAGGTGCCGCGTGGGGAACTCCGGCAGATGCTGCTCGACTCCCTCCCCGACGGCACTGTCCACTGGGGACGCAAGGTCACCACCACCCGCTCCCTCGGCGACGGGCGTCACGAGGTGGCGTTCGCGGACGGCAGCACCATCGTCACCAGTCTGCTCGTCGGCGCGGACGGGGCGTGGTCCCGCGTCCGCAGCCTGCTCACCGGCGCCACGCCCGAATACGCCGGGATGTCCGCCGTCGAGACCTATCTCTTCGAGGCCGACACGCGCCACCCGGCCACGGCGAAGGCCGTCGGCGGCGGGATGTTGATCGTGCCCGCGCCGGGCAAGGGGATCCACGCGCACCGCGAGGTCGGCGACACGCTGCACGCCTATATCCAGCTCCACCAGCCCCTCGACTGGTTCGAAGCCATCGACTTCACCGACGCCGCCGCGGCCACCGCGCGGCTCGCGCGGGAGTTCGACGGCTGGGCCCCCGAACTCACCGCGCTGATCACCGAAACCGACACCGCCCCGGTCTGGCGGCCCCACTACGCCCTGCCGGACGGCCTCCGCTGGGAGCGGGTGCCCGGCGTCACCCTGCTCGGGGACGCCGCGCACCTCGCCGTCCCCGACGGTGAAGGCGCCAACCTCGCCATGCTGGACGGCGCGGAACTCGCCAAGGCACTCGCCGCGCATCCCGGCGACACCGAGGCCGCCATCGCCGAGTACGAGCTGGCCATGTTCACGCGCAACGAAACGCGCGTCGACGAGGAATTCCTCCTGGAGACCTTGTTCGGCGACAACGTGCCGCAAAGCGTGGTCGACATGTTCAACGAGAACTGA
- a CDS encoding acyl-CoA dehydrogenase, with protein MPDLEVEAEALTAVLDGRWAGLKREVRAQIAEEKFRDPTELDTEAHRAQVLEQLQALARTDRPGLGYDPAYGGGGDVGGSLTSFEMLGFGDLSLMVKAGVQWGLFGGAVQLLGTERHHEKYLRRITGLDLLGCFAMTEHGHGSDVQHLRTTATFDHGEFVINTPDESAVKEYIGNAARDGELAVVFAQLITGGETRGVHAFLVPIRIDGRPAPGVTISDCGLKAGLNGVDNGRLSFDHVRVPREALLNRFADVAEDGTYSSPIESDNRRFFTMLGTLIRGRISVAGSAGNATKRALAVAVRYGERRRQFFKPGGDEVVLLDYLAHQRKLLPAIAKTYALHFAQEELVGKLHDLGTEPPEQEQRELESRAAGVKAITTWHATETIQMAREACGGAGYLSENLLPALKADTDVFTTFEGDNTVLLQLVAKGLLTSYKDQFADLSTFGTVRFVAEQIVETVIERTSARKVVERLASANDDDVLFNREWHLKLFEDREEHVLGGVARRLRKAVDGGDPFEAFNNAQDHVLRAGRVHVDRLVLEAFVAAIARCADPAAAALLERVCDLYALANIEADRAWFLEHGRLTSARSKAVVSAVNSLCAELRPHARVLVDGFAVPSQFLRAPLLDS; from the coding sequence GTGCCCGACCTCGAAGTCGAAGCCGAAGCGCTGACCGCGGTACTCGACGGCCGGTGGGCCGGGCTCAAGCGCGAGGTCCGGGCGCAGATCGCCGAGGAGAAGTTCCGCGACCCGACCGAGCTGGACACCGAGGCCCATCGCGCGCAGGTGCTGGAGCAGTTGCAAGCGCTTGCGCGCACGGATCGGCCCGGTCTCGGCTACGACCCGGCGTACGGCGGTGGCGGTGACGTCGGCGGCTCGCTGACCTCGTTCGAAATGCTCGGCTTCGGCGACCTGTCGCTGATGGTCAAGGCCGGTGTGCAGTGGGGCCTGTTCGGCGGTGCCGTGCAGTTGCTGGGCACCGAGCGGCACCACGAGAAGTACCTGCGGCGCATCACCGGCCTCGACCTGCTCGGCTGCTTCGCGATGACCGAGCACGGGCACGGTTCGGACGTGCAGCACCTGCGGACCACGGCGACCTTCGACCACGGCGAGTTCGTGATCAACACGCCGGACGAGTCGGCGGTCAAGGAGTACATCGGCAACGCGGCGCGTGACGGTGAGCTGGCCGTGGTGTTCGCGCAGCTGATCACTGGCGGCGAAACCCGTGGTGTGCATGCCTTCCTGGTGCCGATCCGGATCGACGGCAGGCCCGCGCCCGGCGTGACCATCAGCGACTGCGGGCTCAAGGCCGGTCTCAACGGTGTCGACAATGGACGGTTGTCGTTCGACCACGTGCGCGTGCCGCGTGAAGCCCTGCTGAACCGTTTCGCCGACGTGGCCGAGGACGGCACGTATTCGAGCCCGATCGAAAGCGACAACCGGCGGTTCTTCACCATGCTGGGCACGTTGATCCGCGGCCGGATCAGCGTGGCGGGCAGCGCGGGCAACGCCACCAAGCGCGCGCTCGCGGTCGCCGTGCGGTACGGCGAGCGGCGGCGGCAGTTCTTCAAGCCCGGCGGTGACGAGGTCGTGCTGCTGGATTACCTGGCGCACCAACGGAAACTGCTGCCCGCGATCGCGAAAACCTACGCGCTGCACTTCGCGCAGGAGGAGCTGGTCGGCAAGCTGCACGACCTCGGCACCGAGCCGCCGGAGCAGGAGCAGCGCGAACTGGAGTCGCGCGCGGCGGGTGTCAAGGCCATCACCACCTGGCACGCGACGGAAACCATCCAGATGGCGCGGGAAGCCTGTGGTGGCGCGGGCTATCTCTCGGAGAACCTGCTGCCCGCGCTGAAGGCGGACACCGACGTGTTCACCACCTTCGAGGGCGACAACACGGTGTTGCTGCAGCTGGTCGCGAAGGGCCTGCTGACCAGCTACAAGGACCAGTTCGCGGATCTGAGCACGTTCGGCACCGTGCGGTTCGTGGCCGAGCAGATCGTGGAGACGGTCATCGAGCGCACGTCGGCACGCAAGGTGGTGGAACGCCTGGCGAGCGCGAACGACGACGACGTGCTGTTCAACCGCGAGTGGCACCTGAAGTTGTTCGAAGACCGCGAAGAGCATGTGCTGGGCGGTGTCGCGCGGCGGCTGCGCAAGGCCGTCGACGGCGGTGATCCGTTCGAGGCGTTCAACAACGCGCAGGACCACGTGCTGCGCGCGGGCCGCGTGCACGTCGATCGGCTGGTGCTGGAGGCTTTCGTCGCCGCGATCGCGCGGTGCGCCGACCCCGCCGCGGCGGCGTTGCTGGAGCGGGTGTGCGATCTGTACGCCCTGGCCAACATCGAAGCCGACCGCGCCTGGTTCCTCGAACACGGGCGGCTGACGTCGGCGCGTTCGAAGGCCGTGGTGTCCGCGGTGAACTCGCTGTGCGCGGAACTGCGGCCACACGCCCGCGTCCTGGTGGACGGCTTCGCCGTTCCGTCCCAGTTCCTGCGGGCCCCACTGCTGGACTCGTGA
- the trhA gene encoding PAQR family membrane homeostasis protein TrhA, with amino-acid sequence MSLATDLEPKPGPESRPRLRGHIHFWSFFVSVAAAATLISLAAATVSGVAALATSVYGLTVLGLFGVSALYHRRIWSRKAYQWMKRADHSMIFLFIAGTYTPFTLLAMSKPTGYVVLAIVWGGAIAGVALKLLWPTAPRWLGVPIYIALGWVAVFVLPELLASAGVAALVLLLVGGAFYTAGAVFYAVKWPNHWPHVFGYHEYFHACTVLAAASHYIAIWLAMYA; translated from the coding sequence GTGAGCCTTGCTACTGACCTCGAACCCAAGCCAGGCCCCGAAAGCCGCCCGCGCTTGCGCGGACACATCCACTTCTGGTCGTTCTTCGTCTCCGTGGCCGCCGCGGCGACGCTGATCAGCCTGGCCGCGGCGACGGTGTCCGGCGTGGCCGCGCTGGCGACGTCGGTGTACGGCCTGACCGTGCTCGGGCTGTTCGGCGTGAGCGCGCTCTACCACCGCCGCATCTGGAGCCGGAAGGCGTACCAGTGGATGAAGCGGGCGGATCACTCGATGATCTTCCTGTTCATCGCGGGGACCTACACACCGTTCACCCTGCTCGCCATGTCGAAGCCGACGGGCTATGTCGTGCTCGCCATCGTCTGGGGCGGCGCGATCGCCGGTGTCGCGCTGAAGCTGCTGTGGCCGACCGCGCCGCGATGGCTGGGCGTGCCGATCTACATCGCGCTGGGGTGGGTCGCGGTGTTCGTGCTGCCGGAACTGCTGGCCAGCGCCGGCGTCGCCGCCCTCGTGCTCCTGCTGGTCGGCGGGGCCTTCTACACCGCGGGCGCGGTCTTCTACGCGGTCAAGTGGCCGAACCACTGGCCGCACGTCTTCGGTTACCACGAGTACTTCCACGCCTGCACGGTGCTGGCAGCCGCTTCGCACTACATCGCGATCTGGCTCGCCATGTACGCCTAG
- a CDS encoding isoprenyl transferase yields MSVRSFVADIVYSAYSRRLIQQAAGKHPRHIAIMLDGNRRWAREAGFTDVSDGHRVGAKKIADFLSWCREADVEVVTLWLLSTDNLNRTSDEVEALLEIIPDVVDELSGPDTPWRLRMVGALDLLPEHTAKRLTAAAERTDKRTGMEVNIAVGYGGRQEIADAVRKLLLHHADEGTSIRELAKILDVDHISEHMYTSGQPDPDLIIRTSGEQRLSGFLLWQSAHSEFWFTEAYWPAFRRVDFLRALRDFAVRHRRFGA; encoded by the coding sequence GTGAGCGTTCGATCATTCGTCGCCGACATCGTGTACAGCGCGTACTCGCGGCGCCTCATCCAGCAGGCCGCGGGCAAGCACCCGCGGCACATCGCGATCATGCTGGACGGCAACCGCAGATGGGCGCGCGAGGCCGGCTTCACCGACGTCAGCGACGGCCACCGCGTCGGCGCCAAGAAGATCGCCGACTTCCTCAGCTGGTGCCGCGAGGCCGACGTCGAGGTGGTCACGCTCTGGCTGCTCTCCACCGACAACCTCAACCGGACCTCCGACGAGGTCGAGGCGCTGCTCGAGATCATTCCCGACGTGGTCGACGAGCTGTCCGGGCCGGACACGCCGTGGCGCCTGCGCATGGTCGGCGCGCTCGACCTGCTGCCCGAGCACACCGCCAAGCGGCTGACCGCCGCCGCCGAGCGCACCGACAAGCGCACCGGCATGGAGGTCAACATCGCGGTCGGCTACGGCGGCCGCCAGGAGATCGCCGACGCCGTGCGCAAGCTCCTGCTCCACCACGCCGACGAGGGCACCAGCATCCGCGAGCTGGCCAAGATCCTCGACGTCGACCACATCTCCGAGCACATGTACACCTCGGGCCAGCCCGACCCCGATCTCATCATCCGGACCTCGGGGGAGCAGCGGCTGTCCGGTTTCCTGCTCTGGCAGTCCGCGCACTCGGAGTTCTGGTTCACCGAAGCGTACTGGCCCGCCTTCCGCCGGGTCGACTTCCTGCGTGCGCTGCGTGACTTCGCGGTGCGGCACCGCCGTTTCGGCGCCTGA
- a CDS encoding TioE family transcriptional regulator: protein MKKRPADLAREHGISAQAVRNYEQDGFLPPAERTASGYRIYTELHAAALRAFLALVPAYGHALSGQLMNAVHNGALDEVLTAIDRGHAQLLRDRGTLDSVRQAVGHLTAEAEPAPAAKPRTIGELAHQLNLTPATLRNWEAAGILAPQRERGTGYRIYRASDVRDAELAHLLRRGGYPLGHIATVVEQIRTAGGTDSLARALDDWQRKLNRQGLAMLNAARLLSDYLELAGVGPGT from the coding sequence GTGAAGAAGCGACCGGCGGACCTCGCGCGCGAGCACGGCATCTCGGCGCAGGCCGTCCGCAACTACGAGCAGGACGGTTTCCTCCCGCCCGCCGAGCGCACCGCCAGCGGCTACCGGATCTACACCGAGCTGCACGCCGCCGCCCTCCGCGCCTTTCTCGCGCTCGTCCCCGCTTACGGCCACGCGCTCAGCGGGCAGCTGATGAACGCGGTCCACAATGGTGCGCTGGACGAGGTCCTGACCGCCATCGACCGCGGCCACGCGCAGCTGCTCCGCGACCGCGGCACCCTCGATTCCGTGCGGCAGGCGGTCGGCCACCTGACCGCGGAAGCCGAACCGGCGCCGGCCGCGAAACCCCGCACCATCGGCGAACTCGCGCACCAGCTCAACCTCACCCCGGCCACGCTGCGCAACTGGGAAGCCGCCGGAATCCTTGCCCCGCAACGGGAACGCGGCACCGGCTACCGCATCTACCGCGCCAGCGACGTCCGTGACGCCGAACTCGCGCACCTGCTCCGGCGCGGCGGTTATCCGCTCGGGCACATCGCGACCGTCGTCGAGCAGATCCGCACCGCGGGCGGCACCGACTCGCTGGCCCGCGCCCTCGACGACTGGCAGCGGAAGCTCAACCGGCAGGGACTCGCCATGCTCAACGCGGCCCGGCTGCTCAGCGACTACCTCGAACTGGCAGGCGTCGGTCCAGGAACTTGA